A single genomic interval of Paenibacillus macerans harbors:
- a CDS encoding ABC transporter substrate-binding protein, whose product MKRITLGILLLFLMISPLLAACGRESQGTLTVYAGLYEDHAIKAIETFQKQTGIKVNYVRMSSGEILARIRGERNAPKASVWYGGPADTFIQAKTEGLLEPYLSQNAASIPREYRDPSGYWTGIYVGSIAFVSNKTWLQEVGLQAPQSWNDLLQPEYRGMISMADPRSSGTAYTTLATLVQLFGEDQAFDYLRRLHLQNVVYTTSGSVPGRTVGMGESGTAVMFAHDALKYYKEGFQNLVINFPTEGTGYEIGAVGIIKGGPNQEEARQFVDWALTKQAQELGKQVGNYQQLTNPDAVAPEEAIPLEKLNAIPYDLEWAGKNRERLIGRWTAEVLGSGNG is encoded by the coding sequence ATGAAACGAATAACTTTAGGCATATTGCTGCTGTTCCTTATGATATCGCCGCTTCTGGCCGCTTGCGGCAGGGAGAGTCAAGGTACGTTGACGGTGTATGCGGGACTGTATGAGGATCACGCCATCAAGGCGATCGAGACGTTCCAGAAGCAGACCGGCATTAAAGTGAATTATGTGCGGATGTCGAGCGGGGAAATCCTGGCGCGAATCCGGGGGGAGCGGAACGCGCCCAAAGCGAGCGTTTGGTATGGCGGACCGGCGGATACGTTTATTCAGGCGAAAACCGAGGGCTTGCTGGAACCGTATCTTTCGCAAAATGCCGCATCGATCCCCCGTGAGTATCGCGATCCGAGCGGATATTGGACAGGAATTTACGTCGGTTCCATCGCGTTTGTGTCCAACAAAACCTGGCTGCAGGAGGTAGGGTTGCAAGCTCCTCAATCGTGGAATGACCTGCTGCAGCCGGAGTACCGGGGGATGATTTCGATGGCGGACCCCCGTTCATCGGGAACCGCCTATACGACGCTGGCTACGCTTGTGCAGTTGTTCGGCGAGGATCAGGCGTTTGACTATTTGCGCCGGCTGCACCTGCAAAATGTCGTTTACACCACCTCCGGGAGCGTTCCCGGGCGAACGGTAGGCATGGGGGAGTCAGGCACGGCGGTCATGTTCGCTCATGATGCGCTCAAATATTACAAGGAAGGGTTTCAAAATCTTGTCATTAACTTTCCAACCGAAGGAACCGGCTACGAAATCGGGGCGGTCGGCATCATCAAGGGCGGTCCGAATCAGGAGGAGGCCCGGCAGTTCGTCGATTGGGCGCTGACCAAGCAAGCTCAGGAACTCGGCAAGCAGGTCGGCAATTACCAGCAGTTGACGAATCCCGACGCCGTTGCACCCGAGGAAGCCATTCCTTTGGAGAAACTGAATGCCATTCCATACGACCTCGAATGGGCCGGCAAAAACCGCGAGCGCCTGATCGGCAGGTGGACGGCCGAGGTGTTGGGTTCGGGAAACGGATAG
- a CDS encoding ROK family protein has product MKLLGAIEAGGTKFVCGIGHEDGTILDRVSFPTTTPEETMGRVHDYFRDKEIEAMGIGSFGPIDPIPGSPTYGYITTTPKPYWSNFDLVGAVLKAKNCKVGFDTDVNGAALGELRWGAAQGLDNCLYITVGTGIGAGSALNGGLIHGLSHPEMGHILVRRHPDDKYEGTCPYHGDCLEGLAAGPALVKRWGVANGADLPPDHPAWEMEAYYLAQALMNYILVLSPQKIIMGGGVMKQSQLFPLIADKLQNLLNGYIQHPSLREGIADYIVPPGLGDNAGLAGALALADAALSSPS; this is encoded by the coding sequence TTGAAATTGCTGGGGGCTATTGAAGCCGGAGGAACTAAATTTGTATGCGGTATCGGCCATGAGGACGGCACGATTCTGGACCGGGTCAGCTTTCCGACGACGACGCCGGAAGAGACGATGGGCCGGGTGCACGATTATTTCCGGGATAAGGAGATTGAGGCCATGGGCATCGGCTCGTTTGGACCGATCGATCCGATTCCGGGGAGCCCAACCTATGGTTATATCACGACGACCCCGAAGCCGTACTGGAGCAACTTTGATCTCGTTGGGGCCGTTCTGAAGGCCAAGAACTGCAAGGTAGGCTTTGACACGGACGTAAACGGGGCGGCGCTGGGCGAATTACGCTGGGGTGCGGCCCAAGGACTGGATAATTGCCTTTACATCACGGTCGGAACGGGAATCGGGGCCGGATCCGCTTTAAACGGAGGGCTGATTCACGGCTTGTCCCATCCCGAAATGGGGCATATTCTCGTGCGCCGTCATCCGGACGATAAATATGAAGGCACATGTCCTTACCACGGGGATTGCCTGGAAGGCTTGGCCGCCGGTCCGGCCCTCGTCAAACGCTGGGGAGTCGCCAACGGCGCGGATCTTCCTCCCGACCATCCGGCTTGGGAAATGGAGGCCTATTACTTGGCGCAGGCATTGATGAACTATATTCTCGTGCTTTCTCCGCAAAAGATCATTATGGGCGGCGGAGTCATGAAGCAGAGCCAGCTCTTCCCGCTGATCGCGGACAAGCTGCAGAATTTGCTGAATGGGTACATTCAGCACCCAAGCTTGCGTGAGGGAATCGCCGATTATATCGTTCCGCCGGGGCTTGGCGACAATGCCGGACTGGCCGGCGCTCTGGCTTTGGCCGACGCGGCCTTATCCTCGCCAAGCTGA
- a CDS encoding Rpn family recombination-promoting nuclease/putative transposase has product MSAYELAVREKKAKWPEGRPFTPHDEAFKKLLQTFFAEFIELFFPELDKLLDHRHTRFLMQELLVDIVGEEKRTLDLLLETRYLELDAYILIHIEPQSYQENDFHERMFIYFSRLFERHRKEYKLIIPIAVFTTDEAKEEKNTLVMSTPQQPILRFEFMKVELRKKLWRQFIDSANPVAAALLAKMGYTKGEEREIRLAYLRMILRLQGRLDDARMALIMSVADLYFNTDPEEDKRLLEELKEQNPEVGESIMELMPAWSRLGYEEGLKEGLQKGLGKGIEQGIEKGIEQGIAVGMEKAALNMLREGMETSLVAKVTGLTEEQVARLKKQS; this is encoded by the coding sequence ATGAGTGCTTATGAACTAGCGGTAAGAGAAAAGAAAGCGAAATGGCCGGAAGGCAGGCCGTTTACCCCGCATGACGAAGCGTTCAAGAAGCTGCTGCAAACCTTTTTTGCGGAGTTCATTGAACTGTTTTTTCCTGAACTCGACAAGCTGCTCGATCATCGTCATACGCGTTTTTTAATGCAGGAGCTGCTTGTAGATATCGTTGGCGAGGAGAAGCGGACCCTGGATCTGCTGCTGGAAACGAGATACTTGGAGCTGGACGCCTACATATTGATCCACATTGAGCCGCAATCCTACCAGGAGAACGACTTCCATGAGCGAATGTTCATCTATTTCAGCCGTTTGTTTGAGCGGCATCGGAAGGAATATAAACTCATTATTCCGATTGCCGTCTTTACGACGGACGAGGCTAAGGAGGAGAAAAATACGCTGGTGATGAGCACGCCGCAGCAGCCGATTTTGCGGTTTGAATTTATGAAGGTGGAGCTAAGGAAGAAACTTTGGCGGCAGTTTATCGATTCCGCCAATCCGGTGGCTGCTGCGCTGCTGGCGAAAATGGGCTATACTAAGGGGGAAGAGCGAGAAATACGCCTGGCGTATTTACGAATGATTTTACGGCTGCAAGGAAGGTTGGATGATGCGCGAATGGCCCTGATCATGTCGGTGGCGGATCTGTATTTCAATACCGATCCCGAGGAAGATAAGCGGTTGCTGGAAGAGTTGAAGGAACAAAACCCGGAGGTAGGTGAGTCTATTATGGAACTGATGCCCGCGTGGAGTCGTTTGGGATACGAGGAAGGCTTGAAGGAAGGCTTGCAGAAAGGTTTGGGAAAAGGGATTGAGCAAGGCATAGAGAAAGGGATTGAACAAGGTATAGCCGTGGGCATGGAAAAGGCGGCGCTTAATATGCTTCGCGAGGGAATGGAGACATCGCTGGTCGCTAAAGTTACGGGGCTAACCGAAGAGCAGGTGGCGAGGCTGAAAAAGCAATCTTGA
- the gtfA gene encoding sucrose phosphorylase — protein sequence MKIKNEAMLITYADSLGTNLKELNQVLDKHLQGVVGGVHLLPFYPSSGDRGFAPMDYTKVDPAFGDWSDVEQMSQKYYMMYDFMINHISRQSPYFQDFLENKDESAYKDLFIRYKNFWPGGEPTPEDVDLIYKRKPRAPYVEVTFKDGSTEKVWCTFDEQQIDLDVTTDTTKKFIRDNLTFLAQKGASIIRLDAFAYANKKIGTNCFFVEPDIWDMLRYSKDIISPSGITVLPEIHEHYSIQLKIAEQDYYVYDFALPMLVLHALYSGQVHRLVHWLNICPRKQFTTLDTHDGIGVVDVKDLLSDEECEMTRESLYSQGANVKKIYSTEAYNNLDIYQINCTYYSALGNNDQSYLLARAIQCFAPGIPQIYYVGLLAGENDIELLERTKEGRNINRHYYTLEEIEREVERPVVKQLFRLLKFRNTCPAFDGTVEAEQADINNLRIIWKNGASEAKLEANLATKEFSIRYKDAGTNWTLLM from the coding sequence ATGAAGATAAAAAATGAAGCGATGCTGATTACGTACGCAGACAGCCTCGGGACGAACTTGAAGGAATTGAACCAGGTGCTGGACAAGCATTTGCAAGGAGTCGTCGGCGGCGTTCACCTGTTGCCTTTCTATCCTTCTTCAGGCGACCGTGGTTTTGCGCCCATGGACTACACCAAGGTCGATCCGGCCTTCGGCGATTGGTCCGATGTCGAGCAAATGAGCCAAAAATATTACATGATGTATGATTTCATGATTAATCATATCTCCCGGCAATCGCCGTATTTCCAGGATTTTCTGGAGAATAAAGACGAGTCCGCCTACAAGGATCTGTTTATCCGCTACAAAAACTTCTGGCCCGGCGGAGAGCCTACTCCGGAGGACGTGGATTTGATCTACAAGCGCAAACCGCGTGCCCCTTATGTAGAAGTAACCTTTAAGGACGGAAGCACGGAAAAGGTATGGTGCACCTTCGACGAGCAGCAGATCGACCTGGATGTAACGACCGACACCACGAAAAAGTTCATCCGCGACAATCTGACGTTCCTGGCCCAAAAAGGAGCCTCCATCATCCGGCTTGACGCCTTTGCTTACGCCAACAAAAAAATCGGCACGAACTGCTTTTTCGTGGAGCCGGATATTTGGGACATGCTGCGGTATTCCAAGGACATCATTTCCCCTTCCGGCATTACGGTCCTCCCGGAAATTCACGAGCATTACAGCATTCAGCTGAAAATCGCCGAGCAGGACTATTATGTGTATGACTTCGCCCTGCCAATGCTGGTGCTGCATGCCTTGTACAGCGGCCAGGTTCACCGGCTCGTTCATTGGCTTAACATTTGTCCGCGCAAACAGTTTACGACGCTGGATACCCATGACGGCATCGGGGTCGTCGACGTTAAGGACCTGCTGTCCGACGAGGAGTGCGAAATGACCCGGGAGAGCCTGTACAGTCAGGGCGCCAACGTCAAAAAGATTTACAGCACGGAAGCCTACAACAATCTCGATATTTACCAGATCAACTGCACCTACTACTCGGCGCTCGGCAACAATGACCAGAGCTACTTGTTGGCGCGGGCGATTCAGTGCTTCGCCCCGGGCATCCCGCAAATCTATTATGTAGGTTTGCTTGCCGGCGAAAATGATATTGAGCTGCTGGAGCGCACCAAAGAGGGGCGGAACATCAACCGTCATTATTACACGCTGGAGGAAATCGAACGCGAAGTGGAGCGTCCTGTCGTGAAACAGTTGTTCCGGCTGCTGAAGTTTAGAAACACCTGCCCGGCGTTTGACGGAACCGTCGAAGCCGAGCAAGCGGACATCAACAATTTGCGGATCATTTGGAAAAACGGCGCCTCCGAAGCGAAGCTGGAAGCCAACCTGGCCACCAAGGAATTCAGCATCCGATACAAAGACGCAGGGACAAACTGGACCTTATTGATGTAG
- a CDS encoding glycoside hydrolase family 13 protein, which yields MNQEWWKQSVVYQIYPRSFKDSDGDGIGDIKGITQSLDHLQNLGVDVIWLSPVYRSPNDDNGYDISDYRAIMDEFGTMRDFDEMLSEAHARNIKIMMDLVVNHTSDEHSWFIASRSSKSSPYRDYYVWRPGKNGGPPNNWGSFFGGSAWEYDPVTGEYYLHLFSKKQPDLNWENPQLRREVYDLMTFWLNKGVDGFRMDVVNFISKDQRFLDGVVGDTAYGDGGPHFTNGPRIHEFLRDMNHEVLAKYDTITVGEMPNVGVEEAKLYTAKERRELNMVFHFEHVDVGNGKFGKWSPQPWKLTDLKQIFTRWQKGLEKQGWNSLYWSNHDQPRAISRFGNDSEEYREVSGKMLATCLHMLKGTPYIYQGEEIGMTNAAFETVDEYRDIETLNTYRDYIAAGLLTREEMMKAIHERSRDNARTPMQWTDAEHAGFTAGQPWIAVNPNYRQINVEAAMRDQNSIFYYYQKLIRLRKENPVIVDGGYELLLDDHEQIYAYTRTLQEEQLLVICNFSAERPQFTLPEGLNRTRAELLISNYEGDGKDDFRSFRLKPYEARVYRLK from the coding sequence ATGAATCAGGAGTGGTGGAAACAAAGCGTTGTCTATCAAATTTATCCGCGCAGCTTCAAAGACAGCGACGGGGACGGGATCGGCGACATCAAGGGGATTACGCAAAGCCTGGATCATTTGCAAAACCTGGGCGTCGACGTGATTTGGCTGTCGCCGGTTTACCGATCCCCCAACGATGATAACGGTTACGACATCAGCGATTACCGCGCCATTATGGATGAATTCGGAACGATGCGCGATTTCGACGAAATGCTGAGCGAAGCCCATGCCAGAAATATAAAAATCATGATGGATCTCGTCGTGAATCATACCTCGGACGAGCATTCCTGGTTTATCGCGTCGCGAAGCTCGAAGAGCAGCCCTTACCGCGATTATTACGTGTGGAGACCAGGGAAAAACGGAGGCCCTCCCAACAATTGGGGCTCTTTCTTCGGCGGAAGCGCCTGGGAATACGATCCCGTGACGGGAGAATATTATTTGCATCTGTTCAGCAAGAAGCAGCCCGATCTAAATTGGGAGAATCCGCAATTGCGCCGGGAAGTGTACGACCTGATGACCTTCTGGCTGAATAAAGGCGTGGACGGATTCCGAATGGATGTCGTTAATTTCATATCGAAGGATCAGCGTTTTTTGGACGGCGTTGTTGGCGATACGGCATATGGCGACGGCGGCCCCCACTTCACGAACGGCCCCCGCATTCATGAATTTCTTCGCGACATGAACCATGAGGTACTCGCCAAATACGACACGATCACGGTCGGCGAAATGCCGAACGTAGGCGTCGAGGAAGCAAAGCTGTACACGGCCAAGGAGCGCCGGGAGCTCAACATGGTGTTCCATTTCGAACACGTCGATGTCGGCAACGGCAAATTCGGGAAATGGTCCCCGCAGCCGTGGAAGCTCACGGATTTGAAGCAGATTTTCACAAGATGGCAAAAAGGGCTGGAAAAACAGGGTTGGAACAGCTTGTATTGGAGCAACCATGACCAGCCGCGGGCGATTTCCCGCTTCGGCAACGACAGCGAGGAATACCGCGAGGTATCCGGCAAAATGCTGGCCACCTGCCTGCATATGCTTAAGGGGACGCCTTACATTTACCAAGGCGAAGAGATCGGAATGACCAACGCAGCGTTTGAAACCGTGGATGAATACCGCGATATCGAAACTTTAAACACGTACAGAGATTACATTGCGGCCGGGCTACTCACCCGCGAGGAAATGATGAAGGCGATCCACGAACGCAGCCGCGACAACGCGCGCACGCCAATGCAGTGGACGGACGCGGAACATGCCGGATTTACGGCCGGTCAGCCTTGGATTGCCGTAAACCCGAACTACAGGCAGATCAATGTCGAAGCCGCAATGCGGGATCAAAATTCGATTTTCTATTATTATCAAAAACTGATCCGCCTGCGCAAGGAAAATCCGGTGATCGTGGACGGCGGCTACGAGCTGCTGTTGGACGACCATGAACAGATTTACGCGTACACACGAACCTTGCAGGAAGAACAACTGCTCGTGATCTGCAATTTTTCCGCGGAACGGCCTCAGTTCACGCTGCCGGAAGGCTTGAACCGTACCCGGGCAGAACTGCTTATCTCCAATTACGAGGGCGATGGAAAGGACGATTTCCGGTCTTTCCGGCTTAAGCCGTATGAAGCCAGAGTGTACCGGTTGAAATAA
- a CDS encoding carbohydrate ABC transporter permease translates to MMTGSSRMKKASALVLNVLLLVAFIFPLLMIIVNSFKSRIDIVRNPLAPPADWSFANYTEAYKTMGFGSAFVNSLIITVFAVALILIFSSSLAFFLVRWKWRINHIILLMLIASMIIPFQAIMIPFVSVFGSLDMLSSKWWLIYFYLGFGISLSTFMYHGFIKGVPVDMDEAALIDGAGRIKLFSSVIFPILKPITTTIAILNVLWIWNDFLLPSLVLISPEDRTLPLSTYYFFGKYTSNYGVAMAALVLSMIPIVIFYVAMQRQIIQGVVEGAVKS, encoded by the coding sequence ATGATGACCGGATCGTCCCGAATGAAAAAAGCATCCGCGCTTGTATTGAATGTACTGCTGCTGGTTGCGTTCATTTTTCCGCTGCTTATGATTATCGTGAACTCGTTTAAGTCGCGGATCGATATCGTGCGCAATCCGCTTGCGCCGCCGGCGGACTGGAGCTTTGCCAACTACACCGAAGCTTACAAGACCATGGGATTCGGCAGCGCCTTTGTCAATTCCTTGATTATCACGGTTTTCGCCGTCGCGCTGATCTTGATCTTTTCCTCCAGCCTCGCCTTCTTCCTGGTAAGGTGGAAATGGAGAATCAACCACATCATCCTGCTGATGCTGATCGCTTCGATGATTATCCCGTTCCAAGCGATCATGATTCCGTTCGTCTCGGTGTTCGGGTCTTTGGACATGCTCAGCAGCAAATGGTGGCTCATTTATTTCTACCTCGGGTTCGGCATCAGCTTGTCGACCTTTATGTACCACGGTTTCATTAAGGGCGTCCCGGTCGATATGGACGAAGCGGCGCTGATTGACGGAGCCGGACGGATCAAGCTGTTCAGCAGCGTGATTTTTCCGATTTTGAAACCGATCACGACCACGATCGCCATACTTAACGTACTTTGGATTTGGAACGACTTCCTGCTTCCTTCGCTCGTTCTCATATCGCCGGAAGACCGGACGCTGCCGCTGTCCACCTACTATTTTTTCGGTAAATATACGTCCAATTACGGAGTAGCCATGGCGGCGCTGGTTCTTTCGATGATTCCGATCGTGATCTTCTACGTGGCGATGCAGCGGCAGATCATCCAGGGCGTTGTGGAAGGAGCCGTCAAATCGTAA
- a CDS encoding carbohydrate ABC transporter permease, with amino-acid sequence MYNEKTWIDKLKVFMTFGFIPLFAFATVILVPFCMGIFTTLTDWNGTSDTFHFLGLSNYQAALTDSTFWASMGTTLKYVVVTLVLTNVVAFGLALLVTGGFKGQNFFRAGYFTPNLIGGIILGFVWQFIFARVFTYAGRELDWGFLSSSWLGDPDKALWALIIVSIWQNAGYMMLIYVAGLNGISASLTEAASLDGASYIRQLFNVKIPLMVPAFTISLFLTLQRSFMVYDTNLSLTKGDPFRSTELIAMHVYNEAFVYQRFGPGQAKAFILFAVVAIIAIVQVSVMKKVEVEA; translated from the coding sequence ATGTACAACGAGAAAACATGGATCGACAAACTGAAAGTTTTTATGACATTCGGCTTTATCCCTTTATTCGCTTTCGCGACAGTCATACTCGTCCCCTTTTGCATGGGAATATTCACGACGCTCACGGACTGGAACGGCACCTCCGACACCTTTCATTTTTTGGGACTTTCCAACTATCAAGCTGCCCTGACCGATTCGACATTCTGGGCATCGATGGGAACGACGCTGAAATACGTGGTCGTCACGCTCGTGCTGACCAACGTCGTCGCGTTTGGGCTCGCCCTGCTCGTCACCGGCGGTTTTAAAGGGCAGAACTTTTTCCGCGCCGGATATTTTACGCCCAATCTCATCGGGGGCATTATTTTGGGGTTCGTATGGCAGTTTATTTTTGCCAGAGTATTTACGTACGCCGGCCGCGAGCTGGACTGGGGATTTCTGTCTTCGTCCTGGCTGGGCGATCCGGATAAAGCGCTGTGGGCCCTTATCATCGTGAGCATTTGGCAAAACGCCGGCTACATGATGCTTATTTACGTAGCGGGGTTGAACGGGATTTCGGCTTCGCTGACCGAAGCGGCCAGCCTGGACGGAGCGTCCTATATCCGCCAGTTGTTCAACGTCAAAATTCCGCTCATGGTACCCGCTTTTACGATCAGCTTGTTTTTGACGCTGCAAAGAAGCTTCATGGTATACGACACGAACCTGTCGCTGACGAAAGGCGACCCCTTCCGCTCGACGGAATTGATCGCCATGCACGTGTACAACGAAGCCTTTGTGTACCAGCGTTTCGGGCCGGGGCAAGCTAAAGCGTTTATTCTGTTTGCCGTGGTGGCGATCATCGCCATTGTTCAGGTCAGCGTGATGAAAAAGGTGGAGGTGGAAGCATGA
- a CDS encoding ABC transporter substrate-binding protein, which translates to MKRTLSSLLLVGLLSLALAACGGNSGKGDAGAGNAGGSGAKTEISVLVGKQEISKQFEEMVQEYNSSQDKVKVSLIPMAGQNGYQRITTLYASNNAPNIMHFLSEFDQMKDKLADLSDQEWVQHANAGTLDYVTVDNKVYGMPMSIEAFGFLYNKKVLDAAVGGSFDPSTIRTQDDLKALFDKIEATGAKAVEITPVDWSLGAHFTNVFAANESQDHAGRLQYLEDLKSGKVDLAQDQVFNGWLDTLDLIKQYNYAKDAPLSATYDDAPIVLADGQAGMWFMGNWAYTQIKEIDPEGEYGFLPVPVSNNAGDFGNSRISVGVPEYWVVDASQSTPEEQQASKDFLNWMVSSEKGQDYYVNQFGFLPAYDNFTTKPTDPVSTSVLSYTESENTLAWMNSYYPPDAFPAMAASLQKYLGGEIDRAGLTKEFQAYWASAGKK; encoded by the coding sequence ATGAAGAGAACGCTTTCATCACTGCTGTTAGTCGGCTTATTGTCCCTGGCGCTTGCGGCGTGCGGCGGCAATTCGGGCAAAGGCGACGCCGGAGCCGGCAACGCCGGCGGCAGCGGGGCGAAAACCGAAATTTCGGTGCTGGTCGGCAAACAGGAAATTTCGAAACAGTTTGAAGAAATGGTCCAGGAATACAACAGTTCGCAGGACAAGGTCAAAGTTTCGCTGATTCCGATGGCCGGACAAAATGGCTACCAGCGGATCACCACCCTGTACGCTTCCAATAACGCGCCGAACATCATGCACTTTCTGAGCGAATTCGATCAAATGAAGGACAAGCTTGCCGATCTTTCCGATCAGGAATGGGTGCAGCACGCCAATGCCGGTACGCTTGATTATGTCACCGTCGACAACAAAGTATACGGTATGCCGATGTCGATCGAAGCCTTCGGCTTCCTGTACAACAAGAAGGTGCTGGACGCAGCCGTAGGCGGCAGCTTTGATCCTTCCACAATCCGCACCCAGGACGACTTGAAGGCTTTGTTCGACAAGATTGAGGCAACCGGCGCAAAAGCTGTTGAAATCACCCCGGTGGACTGGTCCCTGGGCGCGCATTTCACGAACGTGTTCGCCGCAAACGAGTCCCAGGATCACGCGGGACGTTTGCAATATCTCGAAGATCTGAAAAGCGGCAAAGTGGACCTGGCCCAAGACCAGGTTTTCAACGGCTGGCTGGACACGCTGGATCTGATCAAACAATACAACTACGCGAAGGACGCGCCGCTCTCCGCAACCTATGACGACGCTCCGATCGTGCTCGCGGACGGACAAGCCGGCATGTGGTTCATGGGCAACTGGGCCTATACCCAAATTAAAGAAATCGATCCTGAAGGGGAGTATGGATTCCTGCCGGTTCCGGTCAGCAACAACGCCGGCGATTTCGGCAACAGCCGTATTTCTGTCGGCGTTCCGGAATATTGGGTCGTCGATGCCAGCCAATCCACGCCTGAAGAACAGCAGGCTTCGAAGGATTTCCTGAACTGGATGGTGTCCAGCGAAAAAGGTCAGGACTACTATGTAAATCAGTTCGGATTTTTGCCGGCATACGACAATTTCACGACCAAACCGACGGATCCGGTCTCCACATCGGTGCTTTCCTACACGGAATCCGAGAACACGCTGGCATGGATGAACTCCTACTATCCGCCTGATGCCTTCCCTGCCATGGCGGCCAGTCTGCAAAAATACCTGGGCGGAGAAATCGACAGAGCCGGGTTGACCAAGGAGTTCCAAGCTTACTGGGCTTCCGCGGGCAAGAAATAA
- a CDS encoding LacI family DNA-binding transcriptional regulator has translation MASIKDVAKVAGVSVTTVSRVMNNRGYISKETRRKVEKAMEMIDYHPNEIARALQKNQSYFIGIIVPDSNHPFFSDLIKYVEMSANEKNYKLLVCNSLEDPDKEANYISMLRQNRVDGIIMCSHTMDIESYKKVPFPIVSFDRLVSPNIPCVGSDNYRGGELATEHLIGRGCKRLLHISGPLGLDMLSNRRRDAFVITCMKHGIAYDIIEGAHNKLTFDYFWSFIAEKLPPDKLGEYDGVFCSNDIVAYALYIYAQQHGIRVPEDFKIVGYDYHSFTRMLQNPKLTTIMQPSDRIGAMLTNTLIRMIENTEGELINNTTVDITLIQGETT, from the coding sequence ATGGCGAGTATCAAAGATGTGGCCAAAGTTGCCGGAGTATCCGTGACGACCGTTTCCAGAGTGATGAACAACCGGGGATATATCAGCAAAGAAACCCGCCGCAAGGTGGAAAAGGCGATGGAGATGATCGATTATCATCCCAACGAGATCGCCAGGGCGCTGCAGAAAAATCAGTCTTATTTTATCGGGATCATCGTTCCCGACTCGAATCACCCGTTTTTCTCCGATTTGATCAAGTATGTTGAAATGAGCGCGAATGAAAAAAACTACAAGCTGCTCGTTTGCAATTCCCTCGAGGACCCGGACAAGGAAGCGAACTACATTAGTATGCTGCGCCAGAACCGGGTGGACGGGATCATCATGTGCAGCCATACGATGGATATCGAAAGTTATAAGAAGGTTCCTTTTCCGATCGTTTCCTTTGACCGTCTCGTATCGCCGAATATCCCCTGCGTAGGCTCCGACAATTACAGAGGCGGGGAACTGGCGACGGAGCATCTGATCGGGCGGGGATGCAAACGGCTCCTGCATATCTCGGGGCCGCTCGGTCTGGATATGCTCTCCAACCGGCGGAGGGACGCCTTCGTGATCACTTGCATGAAGCACGGCATTGCCTACGATATCATTGAAGGCGCACACAACAAGCTCACCTTCGATTATTTCTGGTCGTTTATCGCCGAAAAGCTGCCGCCGGACAAGCTTGGCGAATACGACGGCGTATTTTGCAGCAATGACATCGTGGCATACGCCTTGTACATTTACGCGCAGCAGCACGGTATCCGGGTGCCAGAGGATTTTAAAATCGTCGGCTACGATTACCATAGCTTCACGCGGATGCTGCAAAATCCGAAGCTAACCACCATCATGCAGCCCAGTGACCGGATCGGCGCCATGCTGACAAACACGTTGATCCGAATGATCGAAAATACGGAAGGGGAATTGATCAACAATACGACGGTGGACATCACCCTGATTCAAGGGGAGACTACCTGA
- the upp gene encoding uracil phosphoribosyltransferase yields MAKLVVCDHPLIQHKLTFIRDMRTNTKDFRELVDEVATLMAYEITRDIPLESIKVQTPVAEAESRVISGRMLGLIPILRAGLGMLDGVLKLLPAAKVGHVGLFRDPQTLQPVEYYIKLPTDVQERELIVIDPMLATGGSAIAAIDALKKRGCTQIKMMNLIAAPEGVKAVHDAHPDVDIYVAALDERLDDHGYIIPGLGDAGDRLYGTK; encoded by the coding sequence ATGGCGAAATTGGTGGTATGCGATCACCCTTTAATCCAACACAAACTGACATTTATCCGTGATATGCGAACGAACACGAAGGATTTCCGCGAGCTGGTGGATGAAGTGGCCACATTAATGGCCTATGAAATTACGCGGGATATTCCGCTGGAATCCATCAAGGTGCAAACCCCTGTGGCCGAGGCCGAATCGCGGGTCATTTCCGGCCGGATGCTCGGGCTTATTCCGATTCTCCGCGCGGGGCTGGGCATGCTGGACGGCGTGTTAAAGCTGCTGCCTGCGGCGAAGGTGGGGCATGTCGGACTGTTCCGTGATCCGCAGACGCTGCAGCCGGTGGAATATTACATAAAGCTGCCGACGGATGTACAGGAACGCGAGTTGATCGTCATCGATCCGATGCTGGCGACAGGCGGTTCGGCGATCGCGGCGATCGACGCCCTGAAAAAACGCGGCTGCACGCAAATCAAAATGATGAACCTGATCGCCGCCCCGGAAGGAGTCAAAGCGGTGCATGACGCCCATCCGGACGTCGATATCTACGTTGCCGCCCTGGATGAACGCCTGGATGATCACGGTTATATTATCCCTGGCCTGGGTGACGCCGGCGACCGTCTGTACGGCACGAAGTGA